The Amphiura filiformis chromosome 1, Afil_fr2py, whole genome shotgun sequence nucleotide sequence atcaaaaatggtaaaaaatgaaaaaagttgatttaaatcagtgcgcgatttaaatcactgtgatttaaatcaaacaaccctgcgtaccgtactagtgcagtgcaatatattaaaaaaattctattcacctaattgctatggtagttaatcctgttacatcatcacttctacggtgatGAATGAATACTCCTGATGGCCTCAAAATTCAGGGAGGCCACAAAGGCCCTTAGACTTGGCCTTGGTGCACCTCAAGTTCAAAGTTTTCATTGTTGCCTTTGTGCCCTTTCATTTTTGTCCCCACTAGCCTTGAAAGTGAATGCCCTTGATATGTGAATTCCAAGGCCTGCTGAACATGTATTAAAGATTTTAAttgatacattttatttataatgtAAAGCTATGAACTGTTTTTGTTTTCATAACAGGCAGCACTACAATCTTGCCACTGATTCCAAGATCACTGCACCATGGCAACTGAACAACCAGGATCCACTACACAGTCTGGAGACCAAGAAGTCATTGGAGAACCCTTCCTTGGAGAAGAGAGTCCCAGAGAAACTGTTCAAGACATTGATGTTTCTCACAATGACAGTGAGATGGGAATGGCCGTAACTAGTAATAACAGTGATGGTGGTTTGAATCTTAGAGATGATGAAAGATGTACTGTATCCCCATCTCAGGATGAAGATGAGGACAATCTGTATGGAGAAAGAATAGAAGATGATGATGTAGATGGGGATTCAATTCCTCTCACGTTACTAACATTACCACCAGAGATTATTTGGTACATTTTGGCATTTATAGATGCCAGGTTTGTCATTCAGCAGGTCAGTTTAGTGTGCAAAGAATTTTGCAAACTTGTGAACGATGATGTGACTTGGAAGGTACGCATATCCAAACGGTTTCCTAAGAAATACCCTATAATCCCAGGTGAGTGGATGAAGTGAATATTGAATTTTAGTGACAATTGATTTTTATTCGGGTacgccgtcggatatcacattaccggtgcagtAGTGGTGCAGCCAGTCTACAGTAGTGGTGCAGCCAgtctacagtactggtgcagccgtcggatatcacattaccggtgcagtACTGGTGCAGTCAGTCTACAGTACTGGTCTGGTGCAGCCAGTCTATAGTAGTGGTGCAGCCAgtctacagtactggtgcagccgtcggatatcacattacggtgcagtactggtgcagccagtctacagtactggtgcagccagtctATAGTACTGGTGCAGCCGTtggatatcacattaccggtgcagtACTGATGCGCAGCCAGtttacagtactggtgcagccagtcactgtgccagttcacacagtgactggctgcactGGTAATGTGATCAATACACGCAatggtaatgtgatatccgactGCGCACctgaataaaaatcaattgttatggaatcccgtcgtaaaagcctatctaCTTACTTGAATTTTAGTGGTTTTGTGGAATACCGGTAATCAATTTTGACTTTACTATCTGTATCTGTAGCAATACTGTTCAACGCTTCAGGTGAAGCCAAAGGAACTAAATTGCCATGGTAATCACCTTGCAGCATCTGGAAGCTAAACTAGGATGATGCAGGTGAAATTGTAGACTACAGTGTATAGATGGTGGGTGTATTGAGAGGCTAATCATTACCAAATTTAGGAATTCAAATATTTACAGGATAggcaaggtccttcagcagtcTGCCATTTTGGTGCTGTTAACAGCGTGAACACAAGTGTAGTTCTGATTGGGGAATTTGGATCATGTCTACTTTCTCTAgcctaagggggctggcattttcttcggaagggggtcccaaatttacaaaaagtcagcatcaataaaattgtgcccccctattttggcaacaaaaatgttatgacccccactCCCACCATTGATACACCTTTCCCCctaaacagaaaaaaaattgtattgaaatcagtcttttttaataaaataaacacactatctgactccctacattttggtcatcaaaaattttttttctttccaaaaatttatgacctcTCAATATATTTTGGGACccaccccttctgaagaaaatgccagcctccTTAACTCCCGCCTTAATTCAAATAACTAAATTTGTAGAAGTCACCTTTCATAATTGATGTTACACATGTACATACTAGGCATGATTCAAATATGCCATCAATTTCTTGTTTTTAAATCTGAAGGTTCAGgacaaaagtgtttttttttgcattttcaagaTTGCTTTTATTTTACAGCATatatttctttctatttaaagATGATGAGTTTTCCTGGAAGTTAGCATGTATACAACGTGAGGAGCAGCATACCATGTGGGCTAACCATCAAACCACCATGGAGTCATTCTGCCTTAGTATGGGCCATATTGCTGCTATTGACTCAGTGCATTTATTAAAGGTAATTATTCTTAAAAAGGTTTTAATCCAGTGTCAGATTTTAGTATTTTAGAGCAGAGGATGATTTTAGAACTTTCCTTGATCTGTGGCAAAAAACTGTATGTATCAcaacagtctgtccacatagagcAGCAGTTggtgcgccaaagaagcatttacgcACTCATTGCaccgaaataattattctcatacctccagtttccgaggtctatttactttgtacttctatgtggacagagtgtaggggtccatttcactgggggaggggagggggtccCATGTGGGTGTTGGGAACTGAATAGAGCAATGTACTAGTTACTGGACTTGAGTTCAATTTTAATGACCTTTGTAGTAAGTTTGATCTTGTGTGTTCTTTTTATGCCACAGGAAGGAAGTTTATGTATATCAGGATCACGAGATAGACATGTTCAACTCTGGGACTTAAAGAAACTAGATGCAAATAAACACAAGGAATCTATAGAAGCTTCCAGAGTACACTCATTCATGGCACATAAGGTATGTGGTTTGTTAAACTCTTATCAGGAAAGGTATAAATAAACTCTTTCTGTATGGCAGAGAGGTGTGGCAAATCTTCCGaccctaaaatctgaaaaataggatcacatttttttttccataattttgaattttcatttttggtttaaaatgcacaaaaatgttgtgaaaatgttttgcctgtttgtaattcaTACTGCACAACTCTGATATATTAAAAAACGAGCCATAAGCCTGTAAATCATTGTTTGCAccatgtggtattttgtggtgaacttgcatTTCTTGATATTGCATGTggcaaaaaacacaaaaacatcaGACGAAGGGcaatacaattttatttttggCCTATAAGAAGGTGACATTTGAAATTCATCAAATAGACACAATTGAAGCATGATGATGAAAGAAAtcacatgtgatgcgatcaagcaaaatcagtcggaactcggcaataaaaaATTTTCACTTTCTTATAGGATAGCAAAAAGCATttccaaagctggattttgcagaaaactccactgaaattgaacaaccagttccatagatattagcaattaaagagtttccaaaacaacaggaaacaaaaggaaatattttctttgtgtggctatatctcaaaatcaatatttccgagttacgactgattttgcttgatcgcatcacatatgtgtaaaacaaaattgatTGTATTTGACAATGAGTGGTCATAATAATCCTAGCCGTCATACATGTATTAGTAGCCTGAGATATCAGAGCACCAAGATTTAAGTTGTGCCGAATTTATTTCCAACAATGTATGCAGTTGGAGTCAATAAACCATGAATCTATGTATTTCTCTACTTGTGATAGGGTTGGATTTGGGACATTACATCTCAAGACAACACAGTGGTGACATCATCCTGGGATTGCTGGGTTAAACTGTGGGATTTGGAGAGACAATTTAGTGAGATCAGAGCAATTAGGTGAGTAAAAGaatatatgtgacgcgatcaagggaaatgagtcggatgttgccaatattgattttcgatattggcaaagaaagtgttagaattcttttgttttatattgttttcagcgattgataacttgacgtaactttgcaaagaaaagtcgtatcaacatggggttttcagtttctaatAACAGCTTTAAATGTCCTGTTTAGAAAcatatatgtaaaactcattttagaccatggtcgacatgtgactcattccccttgatcatgtcacatataatggTGTGAGCCAGATTATAGAATTTTGTCACACATGTTGAGAATCAACttgtttcataattttaaaaggaatttttgcgGGAATTATTGATATTTGCAACTTATATCTACTACTTGaacatgttaaaggagtatttcgtgatcctagcatcctctttttatgacatttttcagtagatatccacgaaaaaagtttattcccagaatttcagttgattccaattttgcatttgcgaattatgcatgattatgtgtattacactgctcaatagacaatgtgttgtaatttcgttctggtataccagaacgaaattcaaatttcacgatatctttgctaaatgaattaaactgcaagaaagtttttgtacataaacattatgtagccagaggtttccatgtgatataaaaatctcaactttttttgagaaaagtggggggatgatgctgtggatcacgaaatgcacaTAACGATAAAATTAAGAATCTTGCGAGAATCAGTTGGGGGGTTCTCACGTCGATGCCAGAAGTAGTCGCAACAACTTCAGAGTGTGATGTAAATATCGTAACCACTCGGATTCAGGTATGAGCCCACCTGCTTGATATGATAGGTTGCATGGGAAACCTATTATCTGCAGTAGTGTTCACAAAGAGGGGTGAGGCTATGCCCCCAGTATTGTCAGTCAGTGAGGGGAGGATGCACCCAATTAGGGAGGGATTATGGGGCTATCAATTAAGGCAAGTGAAGCGAGGTGAAAATGTTTGAGCAGAAGGGGAATCAAGATCCGTGCCCCCACTTTTGACAACTTGTGCAGTACTGATGGACGAATGAAGAATATTTTTTTCAGTCAattgttatttatatttttcagGGGCAAGTCTGCATTTCTTTCTACTGTGTTTCTTCCTGATGTGTTGGTTTCTGGCTCCTATGATAAGTTGATCTATATACATGACCATAGAGGTAAGATTGATTAATTTAtgtgattcattcattcattcattcttactTGTGATTAATTTGTTAATTGATTGAACTACCTTGAACGTTCGCCTAATTGCGCTATGGGCTCTCTTGAcatataactggaattttagacacaaactaaaagtgccctcccattaAAATCCCACCAGGGCACgtgcccttaattcttgttgggatttttagaggagcgAGCTctctatttaagaaataaagggtaatgcatgatcctttacacgaaaataatgtgtcgaggcagtaaaaacgcgtaaataatgggtgaggcggccgaacccattatttaaacgttttactgccgaggcacattatttgcgtgtaaaggataatgctgcaccctttatttctattctattaccacaaaatagtgtgatttaaagagaaaatatcaatttttttgcccaaatatttcaagttgtttacctcaaggtggagcgcatatacagcgtagccaaagcgtatgcacattccaataacacaacctaacattccattctccctataagcaggtatgcacatacaataacacacccctgacattccattctcccctacataagcaggtgtgctgtgcgctctgctgtgcgctgtgatgatagaagaacataaagtttgttgcccttgacactttatcgctaattaatggtctgtcacgtgacgcgtttcaacaaatcacagtgcgcgattttgaataatgggtcgtgggggtaatagaattgtacataaaatttacccaaggcaaaggagcccaggggcgccattaggcgaacgtttacggtatatcaatagaccttttcaaatcgaagttttctaaagtttgttatggatgaccCCGCTTATAATTCCGGGTCATCGACGCTAACGCAAATGCAACTATTACGTCTGAATACAAATCTGCGTGAAAGACATGGTCAAGTGTTGGGTATGGCTTGTGCAAGTGAAGATCACACAcagaccaaatcaaatgtgccgcagatgacaaatatttgcatttttcttttgtttgctGTCACaatgtgaagtgccaaatagtggaagtagttcaatacctttagaaaatatttccctgtgatgactcatgttgattttggctaaatgcgttgtattttcactcaaaagggtatGTGATTCTGCTTGATTCATTGTACGCCAATTGAcctcctagcttactgaataaatactgcggtTTTCCGATCTTTTGCggtcttgatttgaaaaggtctattgattATTGATCTTGATAGATTGAATGTATCAACAATTAAAGTCCCTGTGCATTCTATGCTGTGAATTTGTCCCATATTCATGAGGGCAGAtagttcgatcgtgccgtgtctaacaatcacgccagcattgCGTGCCTCCCTATATATTAGATAGACCGTTGCGTGCCTCGGCAATTACGTGATAGACAGTAAAAATACGCGGTCAGTGTGTAGCAGTTTtgtctgtcgcatttcatggaacaatcggcccatATTATCGGGCAATACTGTGACTTTGGctgcttgtacgcggtctgttatctttttcgtccatgggTTGTTCACTGTTTATAATCTGTTTGCAgtagtgtgtgtgggggtgggagtGTGTGCTCCCATGCCGAAATGCCCAATTCAATTTTTATGAGACTTTGACTCAATACTTATGCACTGTgtgcaggcccgtatgcaggatttcatttgggggtgctgattttgaaaaagtggactttttttccggggagcaattttgtgaaaagtggacaaaatttggacctttttttgtccaaaaaagtgtaCAAAACCTGAAATTCTGAAATttggggactttttgtatacttatccaaatttgggggggggggggtacgtcACATCCCCCGCACCtcctctgcgtacgggcctgctagtGTGTAAGCAACAGGTTAGTAGTTCGAACATCAGAGCACAGTGCA carries:
- the LOC140164363 gene encoding F-box/WD repeat-containing protein 9-like; the protein is MATEQPGSTTQSGDQEVIGEPFLGEESPRETVQDIDVSHNDSEMGMAVTSNNSDGGLNLRDDERCTVSPSQDEDEDNLYGERIEDDDVDGDSIPLTLLTLPPEIIWYILAFIDARFVIQQVSLVCKEFCKLVNDDVTWKVRISKRFPKKYPIIPDDEFSWKLACIQREEQHTMWANHQTTMESFCLSMGHIAAIDSVHLLKEGSLCISGSRDRHVQLWDLKKLDANKHKESIEASRVHSFMAHKGWIWDITSQDNTVVTSSWDCWVKLWDLERQFSEIRAIRGKSAFLSTVFLPDVLVSGSYDKLIYIHDHRADDPVVAKLHLHNKPVLSIAADSQYIISGSEDKTIAIYDRRAGKLMKQIHLDSFSMCMSYGFNQLWSGQRDGSLHVLDTKHGRFDIVETYDSGHKGKLTDVIHNLGAVITCSTDKTIKIHEPNHNPAVIATHSEYYGDVAALHLQNNVLASACSDATVGIWRPVAQ